The nucleotide sequence ATCATGGAATTGCTGGCTATTAACTTACAATTATTCAGAATGTGGCATCAACAAGAGCGTGAGAAGAAACAAAAAATTCTTGCAACAACCAAAAAAGTCATAAAAAAAACAAGCCAAAAGAAAAGCTAAACTTAAAGAGAAAAAACAAAACTTAAAAAATAAGGCTATTAAAGAATCAAAAAAATATTGCTTAAGCGATCAACTTAATAACCCCTCCCAATGCTTTATTTAACGCCTCACGAGCCCGATGTAATCTTGTCCATACTGTTTTAACTTCAACCCCAAGAATCTTAGCTATTTCTTCACCGCATAAATTTTCACCAACATACAAAGCGATTACTTCGCGATGCTGCGGTTTTAATGATGATAAAGCCTGTGCAATATGTTGACGTTCTGCTATGACATTGTCTGGGTTTGTCGCATAGTTCTGTGTATCATTATTTTACTTTTTATTTTGAGAATAACGTTGCCAAAGCAACCAGCGCCGCAAGCGCCATTTATTACGAAACCGACGCGCTTTATTTAGCGTAATACCCAATAGCCATGGACGTAAACGATCACCGCCAGAATATCGCGCTGCAGTTTGATAAAGCGTTAGAAATACTTCTTGACATAAATCTTCAGCATCTGCTTGTGAGTGCGTTGGATCTAAACGCAGAAGCAAATCACACACTACTGTTTTATGGCGCCGGTATAAGCGTCCTAGGCTAGTATAATCTCCTTTTGCTAATGCCGTCATCAAATCACCATCTGATGGCTCTTGTTCTGCAACCACTTTTGCATCACCTTAATCTTGCCGTAAATACGTATAATCCTTCCCACATATTGCATTGCAACATTAGTTTATTATTTAGTATCTATTTAAAACGCCATTGTACACCGCAGCCGGTTTGCTAACTTAAATATGGCACCCTATTTATTGATACTTTGCTATGTGTATCAATTACCTCATCTATATTTGGTGTAAATAAAGCACGTATATTAAGTAGCAAAGAAATTTGTTCATTTAATTGCCAAATATTTTGCAGTTGGGGACCACCGCCAATTAACCACTGTTTTGCTTTATACTGTTGACCTGCGGCTAAATATTGCCATTGGTTAAATTGCCCATAACTATGTAAACCTGCACCAAATGTAATTTTATTAAAAAAGTATTGATATAAAATACTTAGCCCAAGACTGCCCCCAAAGCAGATGCTGAAAGCAAGCTATTATTATTTGTTATGATTTTTTGTAATTGCATTTCTGCTAATATCGATAATGATCAAGTAACTATCACTTGGACTACATCGAATAATGGAACAAAATATCGTATATATCGTGATCATACTCAGCTTACAGAAACCACAAATGGGTCTTACACTGACACTTTAGAACAACCTGGAGTTTATGGCTATTCATTAAGATCTATCGACACAAAAGGATGTCTTAGTACGAAACCATCTACTTATCCTTCGGTTTATTTTCCGTACCCACACAGTTCTGCCACAAATACTATTCGGCAATTTGGCGTAGTTTGGTATTTACAAAAGGCCGTTACCTTTGGCCAAAACTTTGGACGTTTTGCTAATGGTGATTTTTGGGTATTAGCAACCAAAGCTAATCCGATAACTATTACATGCATTGAACAAGATAGATTACAAGTCGGCCGTAATAATAAAATACTTTATAGCGATAAATATAGTTGGAGTGAAGAAAACTATTGGCAATCGCTGGCAACGGATAAAACGAATAATTCTTCACTTGCTGGTCCTTATGGCTATATCGATGGTGGTTATAAACCTGGCAATAACTATCAATCATGTTGTGTTTCTCTCCCCTGAAAATATGAAACACTGGTATTTCATCTCGTTCCTGAAATGAACAGTGTTTGGTCAAGTATATCGCTATTACGTTATGCTGATCGTTGGACACGATACGGCACTTATACACAGCCAGATCCCTGCGCCCCTGCCCCCGATTTAACCTCCGAACAATGGCAAGAGCGTGACAAATAAAGATGATGATAATAATACTAACAATAAGGCAAACTCAGAACAAAATAATACAAATAACACGAACAACACAAATAACACCCAAGTCCCAGAATGCACTGGGCACTGGAGCATTAAAATTGCGTGGGATCCCGTAACCACCTTTGTTGATGGTTCTTCATTAGATTCACTTAGTGGATACCGAGTATTTTATGCCAAGCAATCATTTAAACGCACCGACGACACCTATCTTTCGGTAGCGGCCGCCGACGGTTTAGATGATGTGCAAATACAAGATGTATTACCAAAGCAAACAGAAACTAAGATTATAGTTGACCCCGAAGTTACCTATTATTTTCGCGTTATCGCTATTGGCAATGATGGTGGCTTATCTGATTTTAATGTTGATGATAATGGCGACGATTATGAGGTTTTTGGCAAAGCAATATGCCGTAGTTAATTTAATCTAACAATTATTTTTTTAAGGGTAAACATGATCACAATCAAGATGATGTCATTTCTTGTTTGGGTTACCTTCATATTGTTGCACCATAATTATGCTAGCGCTGCTAATTCTAACATAACAGCTACGTTACCTAATGGTGTCAATATTACTTTTTCACGCATTAGCACTGGCAGTTTTATGATGGGTTCAACTGATCCGATCGAATCGCAGTGGGACAAATCAAATGGCTCTGATGTTGTTAATAATATTACTCTCAACAAAAATGTATTTGATAACGCCGCCGGTGGCAGCATTATGGTTACCAATTGTGCCAATTTTACTTTCACCAACAACATTGTCTCACGTTCTGGCGGCACTACATTAACTGTATCTAGCTTATTAAAAGGCAAAGGTTCAACCTGGGATTATAATATTTATTTGCCCGATTTTTCATATCCATCACATGACAATGGTCAAGGCTTTCAAGATACCCATAGCTATTTCGGCACTAATCCACGCTTAAAAGATATTGACCATCCAGTCGGTGGTGATGGGATACCTTGGATTGATGATGATGGTCTACGGCTTATGGGTAACTCACCGGTAAATGCCGCAAATAATACCGAAGGTATTAATTTTTTTTGGGTTAAAAAAGTTGCATCTGGTCGCTTCAACTAAACCGTAGCACCGTGATTGGTAAACGAGGAGGTGCTATCTATATTGAGTGTAAATAGCTCATTGCTCTCAATTGCTACAACATCGGCACATTGCGCTTGAGCATCGCTAGTCATATCTAAAAAAGAAATGCGATTATGGCGTAACCAAGCAGCAAGGCTATCATCACCTTTAACTGCTAATAAAGTCGGAGAAATATGCGAAATAGTAGCGCAAGTATTAATGATCTCTGGCATTAAAATTTTATAACACCGAAATTATAAAGATTTTTTTACATTACTTAATTTAGCAATTGGTACCTTTGGCTATGGATAGTACATCCCCATGCTATCAATATTTCCACCATTATATCCACCCCAAACTATGAGCTCAGCACCAGTCCATACCGCTATGTGGTAAATACGTGCTACCGGTACATTGGTAGTACTCATGGCTGTCCACTCATTATTTGTTGGATTATAGCGACCGCCGATGTTAATAAAACCACTACTACTGCTACTTCCGCCCCAGACCAACATCTGCATGCCGGTCCATACCGCTCTATGGTAAGCGCGGGGTTCTGGGGCACCAGTAATGTTCATATCTGTCCACTGGTCCATTGTTGGATCATAGATACCACCAGTATCTAAATATTTATTACCATCGCCATATCCACCCCAAACTATCATCTTATCGCCGGTCCACACTACTGAATGGTAATAGCGGGCTTCGGGTGCACCAGTAGTGTTTATAGGTGTCCACTGGTCCATTGATGGATCATAGATACCACCGGTATTCAAAAAATCGCTACTACTGCTATATCCACCCCAAACTAACAGCTTATCACCGGTCCACACCGCCACATGCTGATCACGGGCTTCTGGGGCACCAGTAATGTTCATATCTGTCCACTGGTTGTTTGTTACATCGTAGATACCACCAGTATTTAAATAACTGCTACCACTATATCCGCCCCAAATTAACATCGTGTCGCCGCACCACACCGCGGTGTGATGATAACGGGCGGCTGGGGCACCTGAAGTACTTATCGGTGTCCACTCGTTGTTTGTTGGGTTGTAGATACCGCCAGTGTTTAGATAATTGCTACCGTTATTTCCGCCCCAAACCAACATTTGCGTGCCGGTCCACACCGCTGTATGACTATAACGGGCTGTTGGGACACCAGCAGTGCTCATCGGAGTCCACATGTTAGTTGCTAGGTCATAACGACCACCACTATTTAAAGTGTTGCTAGTACCATATCCGCCCCAGACCAGCAGCTCAGCACCGGTCCACACTGCTGTAGGAAGACGGCGAGCTTCAGGGGGATCGGCTGTTGTCATTGATGTCCATTTGTCAGTTGTTGGGTTGTATTGACCGCCGGTAGCAATATCTTTGCTAATGATATCTCCACCCCAGACCAACATTTCATTGCCAGTCCATATTGCTGAATGCTCACCCCGGGCTTCGGGGGCAACATCTGTACTTATAGCTGTCCACTGGTCTTCTATAGGGTCATAGCGACCGCCGGTATTAAAAAACTTGCTACCGTTATATCCCCCCCAAACTAATAGTTCTGTGTTGGTCCATACTGCTGAGTGAATACGGCGAGCTTGTGGAGCATTGGTTGTACTTATAGCTGTCCACTTATCTTCTATAGGTTTATAGCGACCGCCAGTATTTATGACGCTACCAGTACGGCTAACATCTCCACCCCAGACTAACATTTCATTACCAGTCCACACCGCTGTGTGATAACGGCGAGCTTGAGGAGCATCGGTTATATTCAAAGCTTTCCAAGTGTCAGTTTGGGGATCGTATCGACCCCCAGTGTTTAAAAGATTGCTGTTGAGGTCATTTCCTCCCCAGACTATCAGCTCAGTACCAGTCCACACGGCTGTGTGGTTATTACGGGCTATTGGAGCATCTGTTGTACTTATAGCTGTCCACTTATCTTCTTTAGGGTCATAACGACCGCCAGTGTTTAAAAGATTGCTGTTGAGGTCATTTCCTCCCCAGACTATCAGCTCAGTGCCAGTCCATACAGCTGTGTGCTGATACCGGGCTTCTGGGGCAAAGTTAGTATTCATGGGGGTCCAGACATCAGTTTTGGGGTTGTATTGACCACCGGTATTAAAAACACCACTAAAATTATATCCACCCCAAACTATCAGCTTAGTGCCAGTCCATACAGCTGCGTGCTGATATCGGGCTTCTGGGGCGCTAGCAGTGCTTATAGTAGTCCAAGTGCCGCTTGCTTGGTTGTAACGCCAGCCGCTGTTTTGAGGGTTGCTGCCGATATATCCACCCCAGACTATCAGCTCAGTACCAGTCCACGCTGTCGTATGATATTTACGTCCTTCTGGAAATTTAGAAGGCTTCCATAAATCAGGGCCGCTTATGGTTACCGTCAACACATTGCTACTTTCTCCTGTAGCTGTCATTAAAACCACCACCTGTCGCCCACTTGCAGATTCGTCTGGCACTAAAATTCGTACGCTTGTATTACTCCAATCTATTATTTCTGCATTGATACCACCAATATTAACGCTACCAGCAGTTGCGCCTAAACCGTTACCCGATAATAATAGTTCTTCATTATTACCAATCCATAATGGTTCGACATAATTTATCCATGGCTTAATTTCGTAATTTGCTGGGGTGCTGGATTGGTTGCGACTTGTTGTTACTATTATATCTTGAACGCCACTAATATTGTCTTTAGGAACAATGACGGTTATTAACTTATCAGTCCACATTATAACTGTAGCTGGCCGTCCACCAATATTTACTTCACCCGGCGTCTTACAAAAGTGCTCACCGCTGACCACTAATGGTAATCCGGTAGTGCCGCTTTGCGGAAATAAACTGGTTACCTGTGGTTGTTGCTCAATTAATACTGTTATCGGCGCACTAGTCAATTGCCCGTCGCTTGCAGTATATATGAAGCTCCCTGTACATTCAAACGATTCGTCGGCGACAAATTGAAATTGCCCGGTAGCAGTGTTTAATAGGGTTACCTCGCCACCTATTGGGGTGTCTACGAGATTATATACGATTAGATCACCATCAATATCATTAGCGCTTAAGTTACCGCCTATAGTACCATTAGCTTCAAGGACAAAAGATAAATTATTTGCTGTCGGTGGATCGTTTGTTGCTTTCACATTTATAATAACTTTTTGTGGTTGCGATACTAAAGACATGTTGTCAGAGGCAGTAAACGTGAGTTCATCAAGACCATTGTAATCAGACTGCGGTATATATTTCACCTTCAGTGGGGCTGATCCTGATTGAGGTTTAAGCGTACCGTGAGTCGGGGCCTTAGTGATGCTAATTAATAGTGACTCCTCTTCATCTTCATTATCTGTTGCGGTCAATACGAATTCTACGCTGCCGTCTTCGTTTACTTCGATAATTCCAGGATTAGTAGCAGAAGGAGTAGTACATCCCGTATCGCCAATACATTCACCTTGAGCAGTACAGCGGTCATTGAGAGTACATACATCACCATCGCTGCATTCACTACCAGGTGCTTGCAGTGGATAATGACAGGCTCCGCCCCAACATTCGGCACCGTTAGTGGTTTTGCATACACTAGGGTTTATACAATCAGTATCGCTAGCGCACTGATTAGCGCCGGCTTGGCAGTATCCATCAATACACGCTTCTGATTTAAGCGCACAGTTCTTATCAACAATACAGTTCTGTCGACATTTTCCATTAACGCACGAAAAGCCATCCGAGCATGGAGGATTTTCATTACAGCGTGAGTCGTCATTGTGATTAGTGCAACCCGCTATAATTATGGCTAGACAAAAAACATAATACTTCATACCTATCTCACTTTCACCACAGTAAAATATGTAAAATCTCAATATTACGGATAAAGCGTATATCCTTCTTTCACCAGTTGATTACAACATACCCCTTAATAACATAGTCTGGTTCGATTTTGATCAGTCACTTTAAGGTGTAACAATCCCAATCCCGGGTAATACACCACCTAGTCTACCAAAATGAAAAACAATATCGCCATCATCGTTTTTTACCGGTTGACCCAAATTTTTTCTTACTAGACAAATACTATAGGCACCCAATTTCACAATCTCAACTAGTAGCAATAAAACGCTTAGCCGCAGCAAGTGCTTTGTAATATTTAAAATATTTTTAGATACAAATCACATTTACCTAGATGTAAAAATAACACTATCTTAATGCATGATCTCTTACGCAAATAATCGGATGCGTCTATTATCAAACGATTGACTCTCCACTTTGAGGAGGCTGCAAAGTAGCCACAAATTTAAGATGCATTCGATGATAACTGGAGGTCGCGGTGTATAGCATTGGTGAATTCTCAAGGATAACTGGCATTTCAATTAAGGCTTTACGCTTTTATCACGAAAAACAAATATTAATTCCAGCGGTTATCGATGAACAAACTAATTATCGATATTATAATAGTAAAGATATAAATTCGAGCACGTGCTTTAACCTATCTTAAAGAACTTCAATTATCACTAGATACTATTGCCGAGATTTTAAAAGATGATGTAACTGAGACCGATTT is from Deltaproteobacteria bacterium and encodes:
- a CDS encoding IPT/TIG domain-containing protein — its product is MKYYVFCLAIIIAGCTNHNDDSRCNENPPCSDGFSCVNGKCRQNCIVDKNCALKSEACIDGYCQAGANQCASDTDCINPSVCKTTNGAECWGGACHYPLQAPGSECSDGDVCTLNDRCTAQGECIGDTGCTTPSATNPGIIEVNEDGSVEFVLTATDNEDEEESLLISITKAPTHGTLKPQSGSAPLKVKYIPQSDYNGLDELTFTASDNMSLVSQPQKVIINVKATNDPPTANNLSFVLEANGTIGGNLSANDIDGDLIVYNLVDTPIGGEVTLLNTATGQFQFVADESFECTGSFIYTASDGQLTSAPITVLIEQQPQVTSLFPQSGTTGLPLVVSGEHFCKTPGEVNIGGRPATVIMWTDKLITVIVPKDNISGVQDIIVTTSRNQSSTPANYEIKPWINYVEPLWIGNNEELLLSGNGLGATAGSVNIGGINAEIIDWSNTSVRILVPDESASGRQVVVLMTATGESSNVLTVTISGPDLWKPSKFPEGRKYHTTAWTGTELIVWGGYIGSNPQNSGWRYNQASGTWTTISTASAPEARYQHAAVWTGTKLIVWGGYNFSGVFNTGGQYNPKTDVWTPMNTNFAPEARYQHTAVWTGTELIVWGGNDLNSNLLNTGGRYDPKEDKWTAISTTDAPIARNNHTAVWTGTELIVWGGNDLNSNLLNTGGRYDPQTDTWKALNITDAPQARRYHTAVWTGNEMLVWGGDVSRTGSVINTGGRYKPIEDKWTAISTTNAPQARRIHSAVWTNTELLVWGGYNGSKFFNTGGRYDPIEDQWTAISTDVAPEARGEHSAIWTGNEMLVWGGDIISKDIATGGQYNPTTDKWTSMTTADPPEARRLPTAVWTGAELLVWGGYGTSNTLNSGGRYDLATNMWTPMSTAGVPTARYSHTAVWTGTQMLVWGGNNGSNYLNTGGIYNPTNNEWTPISTSGAPAARYHHTAVWCGDTMLIWGGYSGSSYLNTGGIYDVTNNQWTDMNITGAPEARDQHVAVWTGDKLLVWGGYSSSSDFLNTGGIYDPSMDQWTPINTTGAPEARYYHSVVWTGDKMIVWGGYGDGNKYLDTGGIYDPTMDQWTDMNITGAPEPRAYHRAVWTGMQMLVWGGSSSSSGFINIGGRYNPTNNEWTAMSTTNVPVARIYHIAVWTGAELIVWGGYNGGNIDSMGMYYP
- a CDS encoding sigma-70 family RNA polymerase sigma factor — protein: MAERQHIAQALSSLKPQHREVIALYVGENLCGEEIAKILGVEVKTVWTRLHRAREALNKALGGVIKLIA
- a CDS encoding MerR family DNA-binding transcriptional regulator, giving the protein MYSIGEFSRITGISIKALRFYHEKQILIPAVIDEQTNYRYYNSKDINSSTCFNLS